The genomic stretch TTCCGCACGATCATTTGCTTCGATTGCTGAAGCAGCAAGATCTTTTACTTTTCCTTCAACTGGTTCGATAAATTCTTTAGCACCAGCAAGTAAATCTTCTTTTAACACGTTATCTGTTAATAGAGATTGTGTTAAGTCGTACGTTTTTGTTAATACAGTTACCATTTCAGCTAACTTTGGTAAGTTGTCAACAAGTACTGTTAGTGATTCTTGAACTTCTGGCTTTAGCAATTGGTCAAGTACATCTGATTGAGTTGCACCTTTAGCTTGAACCGCTTCTTCAGCCGGCTTTTGAATAGTTGATTGAGACATAAGAACGTCCTCCTTTGCTGTATATTGTTGCATATGTAGACACTTTAGCTGCTAGACTTCTAGTTTTGTTGTGAAGTCCTGCACATTTATCTATTGTAAATTTATTGCCTTATAAAAGCAACCAGTTTGTTGGAAAAAACTAAGAAAGAGTCGA from Bacillus sp. 1780r2a1 encodes the following:
- a CDS encoding DUF1641 domain-containing protein gives rise to the protein MSQSTIQKPAEEAVQAKGATQSDVLDQLLKPEVQESLTVLVDNLPKLAEMVTVLTKTYDLTQSLLTDNVLKEDLLAGAKEFIEPVEGKVKDLAASAIEANDRAEANQSTTIGLFGLLRMLKDPQVQKLFRFAQAYLEVTGEKQK